The proteins below are encoded in one region of Fimbriimonadaceae bacterium:
- a CDS encoding SRPBCC domain-containing protein produces MASRKFLEVSRLFDATPKEVYEAFLDPARAQFWFAWNPNDERTLASFEPRAGGRFAVQANGSSNGAWGVFRELEYSTRILFDHAEIVGADPNEVTVHFEGAGPATRLLLNQVWTGDALALNRARETWLARLDHLASFVNKSEPIIAIEEIATGVERVFAALADPRAMEYCLAADETRAVNCELDFREGGLIDYLVKMQDGTFVRYSGTFESIVRPWRVSMTKALVGPDGEDAKHIVVEDWPRTTLVIATIEGDEARSKLTIRQEPVAPTNEAREGFDVGREGATEYWRLVARRLGFFLTDF; encoded by the coding sequence ATGGCGTCCCGTAAGTTTTTAGAAGTCTCCCGCCTCTTTGATGCAACCCCGAAAGAAGTTTACGAAGCGTTCTTAGATCCCGCCCGGGCCCAGTTTTGGTTCGCGTGGAACCCGAACGACGAGCGGACGCTCGCATCGTTCGAGCCTCGCGCGGGGGGCCGCTTCGCCGTCCAGGCCAACGGCTCGTCGAACGGAGCTTGGGGTGTGTTCCGCGAGCTCGAGTACTCGACCAGGATTTTGTTCGACCATGCCGAAATCGTCGGGGCCGACCCAAACGAAGTCACTGTCCACTTTGAGGGGGCGGGGCCCGCTACCCGGCTCCTTTTAAACCAGGTTTGGACAGGGGACGCTTTGGCGCTGAACCGGGCCAGGGAGACTTGGCTGGCGCGCCTCGACCATCTGGCAAGCTTTGTGAACAAGAGCGAGCCGATTATCGCGATCGAGGAGATCGCAACCGGCGTAGAACGCGTCTTCGCGGCTTTGGCTGACCCGCGCGCCATGGAGTACTGCCTGGCGGCGGACGAGACACGCGCCGTGAATTGTGAGCTCGACTTTCGCGAGGGCGGGCTGATCGATTACCTAGTCAAGATGCAGGACGGCACCTTCGTGCGCTATTCGGGAACGTTCGAGTCGATTGTGCGGCCCTGGCGGGTTTCCATGACGAAGGCCTTGGTCGGACCAGACGGCGAGGATGCGAAGCACATCGTCGTGGAAGACTGGCCCCGGACGACGCTCGTCATCGCCACAATAGAGGGTGACGAGGCAAGATCCAAGCTGACGATCCGACAGGAGCCGGTCGCCCCGACAAACGAGGCACGAGAGGGGTTCGACGTCGGCCGCGAAGGAGCGACCGAGTACTGGCGGCTCGTCGCTCGGCGGCTTGGATTCTTCCTAACCGACTTCTAA
- the hppD gene encoding 4-hydroxyphenylpyruvate dioxygenase — protein sequence MSADSFPIRRIDHIRHYVNNARQASFFYQHTFGFSITGYAGLETGLRDEASYVLNQNELTLCFTAPIRPGHPMAPLIANHGDFVQDIAFEVDDVDWAYKTALERGAEGAVEPRTLQDDHGQVRHAAIKIYGNTVHSLLNRDKYSGPFLPGFRAENQPGDGIGIIEVDHCVGNVELGKMNEWVRWYENVLGFANLISFDDKDISTDYTALMSKVMASGNGRVKFPINEPAEGKKKSQIDEYLEFFGGPGVQHVAMRTDDIVYTVSRLKARGVDFLAVPRTYYDMLTDRVGQIDEDIDVLADLGILVDRDDEGYLLQIFTKPITDRPTLFYEIIHRKGAKSFGKGNFKALFESIEREQALRGTL from the coding sequence ATGAGCGCCGATTCCTTTCCGATCCGCAGGATCGACCACATCCGTCACTACGTCAACAACGCCCGCCAGGCGTCCTTCTTCTACCAGCACACGTTCGGCTTTTCGATCACCGGTTATGCCGGTCTCGAGACCGGGTTGCGCGACGAGGCGAGCTACGTCCTCAACCAGAACGAGCTGACGCTCTGCTTCACCGCTCCGATCCGCCCCGGACACCCGATGGCCCCGCTGATCGCCAACCACGGCGACTTTGTCCAGGATATCGCGTTCGAAGTGGACGACGTGGACTGGGCTTACAAGACTGCGCTGGAAAGAGGCGCAGAGGGCGCAGTCGAGCCGCGCACCCTCCAGGACGACCATGGCCAAGTCCGCCATGCGGCCATAAAGATCTATGGCAACACAGTGCACTCGCTGCTTAACCGCGACAAGTACAGCGGCCCGTTCTTGCCCGGCTTCCGGGCCGAGAACCAGCCCGGTGACGGCATCGGCATCATCGAGGTCGACCACTGCGTGGGCAACGTCGAGCTCGGCAAGATGAACGAATGGGTGAGGTGGTACGAGAACGTGCTCGGCTTCGCAAACCTCATCAGCTTCGACGATAAAGACATCTCGACGGACTACACCGCGCTGATGTCGAAGGTCATGGCGAGCGGCAACGGCCGCGTGAAGTTCCCGATCAATGAGCCGGCGGAAGGCAAGAAGAAGAGCCAGATCGACGAGTACCTGGAATTCTTCGGCGGCCCCGGCGTCCAGCACGTCGCCATGCGGACGGACGACATCGTCTACACCGTCAGCCGGCTCAAGGCTCGCGGCGTGGACTTCCTTGCCGTGCCGCGCACTTATTACGACATGCTGACGGACCGCGTAGGGCAGATCGATGAGGATATCGATGTCCTCGCCGACCTCGGCATCCTGGTCGACCGTGACGACGAAGGCTATCTCCTCCAGATCTTCACAAAACCGATCACGGATCGCCCGACCCTCTTTTACGAGATCATCCACCGCAAGGGTGCGAAGAGCTTCGGCAAGGGCAATTTCAAAGCGCTGTTCGAGTCGATCGAACGCGAGCAAGCCCTCCGCGGCACGCTCTGA
- a CDS encoding FABP family protein, with translation MKSTLRLLTVAALATASFVARAQDFEPPAELKKLDWMIGSWSGSGKMAMQGMEMDFTAKVACSWEGQFMKLVSETDFGMLKMTETMFLGWSPTDSQYIAYSFTNISPEARIETGSLEGDTMTMVSQPWNVMGDSSVARTKVGKKSATKLLFKLEFKEGDDWVPASEYEMTKG, from the coding sequence ATGAAATCAACCCTTCGACTCCTGACGGTCGCTGCACTGGCGACCGCCTCGTTCGTCGCCCGAGCCCAAGACTTCGAGCCGCCAGCCGAGCTGAAGAAGCTCGACTGGATGATCGGCAGCTGGTCCGGCAGCGGCAAGATGGCCATGCAGGGCATGGAGATGGACTTCACTGCCAAGGTCGCCTGTAGCTGGGAGGGCCAATTCATGAAGCTGGTCTCGGAGACGGATTTCGGCATGCTGAAGATGACGGAGACGATGTTCCTTGGCTGGAGCCCAACGGACTCGCAGTACATCGCCTATTCCTTCACGAACATCTCCCCGGAGGCGCGGATCGAGACCGGCTCACTGGAGGGCGACACCATGACAATGGTGAGCCAGCCCTGGAACGTGATGGGCGATTCCTCGGTCGCTCGGACGAAGGTGGGCAAGAAGTCTGCCACCAAGCTGCTGTTTAAGCTGGAGTTTAAGGAGGGGGACGACTGGGTGCCTGCCTCTGAATATGAAATGACCAAGGGTTGA
- a CDS encoding calcium/sodium antiporter, whose protein sequence is MSPPIAVVLVLAGLGLLGVGGELLVRGATTLAKLAGLTPAVIGLTVVAMGTSLPELVVSLTASFQNSPDIAVGNVVGSNIFNVLLILGPTALLCTLPVRGQVVQIEWPFMFFATILAMIAMHDGVVDRFEGTALVVLLVGFTWVMLQRARNEVKRDEEQTLAEEQAAHEAPAKGPPWLAAGLLLGGFLLLVGGGRALVVGSVELARLFGMSERVIGLTVVAFGTSAPELAASLIAARKGHADVAVGNLIGSNIFNLLGILGLSAAILPLKVAREIVDSDMWWMAGSSLLLLPLMVRGRVINRLEGGLLFVCGVVYITLLVLKPT, encoded by the coding sequence GTGAGCCCGCCGATCGCCGTCGTCCTTGTCCTCGCCGGCTTGGGGCTGCTCGGCGTGGGCGGGGAACTGCTGGTCCGGGGCGCGACGACTCTGGCGAAGCTGGCCGGGCTGACGCCGGCCGTCATCGGCCTGACCGTGGTCGCGATGGGGACTTCGCTACCGGAGCTTGTGGTCTCGCTCACGGCGTCCTTCCAAAACTCGCCGGACATCGCGGTCGGGAACGTAGTCGGGTCGAACATTTTCAACGTCCTGCTCATCCTCGGGCCGACAGCTCTCCTTTGCACGCTTCCGGTCCGCGGGCAGGTCGTCCAGATCGAATGGCCCTTCATGTTCTTCGCGACCATCCTGGCGATGATTGCCATGCACGACGGTGTCGTGGACCGGTTCGAAGGGACGGCATTGGTCGTCCTGCTGGTCGGTTTCACCTGGGTCATGTTGCAGCGCGCACGAAACGAGGTGAAGCGTGACGAGGAGCAGACACTGGCCGAAGAGCAGGCGGCGCACGAGGCCCCGGCAAAAGGGCCTCCCTGGCTCGCGGCCGGGCTCCTTCTGGGCGGATTCCTCCTACTGGTCGGCGGGGGGCGGGCGTTGGTGGTGGGCTCGGTCGAACTCGCCCGGCTCTTCGGGATGTCGGAACGGGTGATCGGCTTGACGGTGGTGGCTTTTGGGACAAGCGCCCCAGAGCTCGCCGCATCGCTGATCGCAGCCCGCAAAGGCCACGCCGACGTCGCCGTCGGCAACCTCATCGGCTCGAACATCTTCAACCTGCTCGGCATTCTCGGCCTCTCCGCCGCGATCCTGCCGCTAAAGGTCGCGCGGGAGATCGTGGACTCCGACATGTGGTGGATGGCGGGGTCGTCGCTCTTGCTTTTGCCGCTGATGGTGCGCGGACGCGTCATCAACCGCCTTGAAGGCGGATTGCTCTTCGTTTGCGGCGTGGTCTATATCACGTTGCTGGTCCTGAAACCGACCTGA
- a CDS encoding MmgE/PrpD family protein: MPTAASTSVSLGRDTNQALGIGRFAIDFVNGRLGEGPSQAVLARTKLFHTDAVLCGLSALALGTNAPTVLREEALQYRCDDPSLAAFVFGSNQGVFAEKAILANCSAVREWDSNGTNFGYRPELGNTAGEFGHNDFYPVVVAACQQRELDGATALRAMVALDEIRGRLAEVFSLKTHKIDHVVHGAIASAAVYGALLGATAEQIESAIGMFVAHFIPWRAIRAGKQLSDSKGASAAISTEAAVTCLKRSMAGFRGPRDIFRNPEAVWRFFEPTTEGAERWKETGDSPFDLELSHSGDDFAVMGMHFKLGLYEHQSAGALQAVIDMVAANPAIVADQCAGIEKITILAYEPAFGIIGNPAKKDPRTRQSADHSMAYIVATLLRKASEASPAALGAKGSAGNAHLWKSLMLLPQDYELSEKAIFNPVTRALMQKIEFRHGGADYDAKYPDGIPTSLSVTMAGGAQHESGLVMYPGGHARNETVSLTDVLGRKFGALAELAFADQSEGRAMVERLEAIDQAAAHDLAALFDVEIANRDYADDPAALTN, translated from the coding sequence ATGCCGACCGCCGCATCCACCTCCGTTTCCCTCGGTCGCGATACCAACCAAGCCCTGGGGATCGGGCGGTTCGCGATCGATTTCGTCAATGGGCGCCTTGGCGAAGGGCCGAGCCAGGCTGTCCTTGCGCGGACGAAGCTGTTCCATACGGACGCCGTCCTCTGCGGGCTTTCCGCGCTCGCCTTAGGCACCAACGCGCCGACCGTTCTGCGCGAAGAGGCCCTGCAATACCGTTGCGACGACCCTTCGCTGGCCGCTTTCGTCTTCGGCAGCAACCAGGGCGTCTTCGCCGAAAAGGCCATCTTGGCCAACTGCTCTGCGGTTCGCGAGTGGGACAGTAACGGCACCAACTTTGGCTACCGCCCGGAGCTGGGGAACACCGCCGGTGAGTTCGGCCATAACGACTTTTATCCCGTGGTGGTCGCGGCCTGCCAACAGCGGGAGTTGGACGGGGCCACCGCCTTGCGCGCAATGGTCGCGCTGGACGAGATCCGCGGCCGGCTTGCTGAAGTCTTTAGTCTGAAGACGCACAAGATCGACCACGTCGTGCACGGCGCCATCGCTTCGGCAGCGGTCTACGGCGCCCTGCTCGGGGCGACGGCGGAGCAGATCGAAAGCGCTATCGGTATGTTTGTCGCGCATTTCATTCCATGGCGGGCCATCCGCGCGGGCAAGCAGCTGAGCGACAGCAAAGGAGCGAGCGCGGCGATCAGCACCGAGGCCGCCGTCACCTGTCTGAAACGGTCGATGGCGGGCTTCCGCGGCCCGCGCGACATCTTTCGGAACCCGGAGGCGGTCTGGCGGTTCTTCGAACCCACCACGGAGGGCGCCGAGCGCTGGAAAGAAACGGGCGACAGCCCCTTCGACCTCGAACTCAGCCATAGCGGGGACGACTTCGCCGTTATGGGAATGCACTTCAAGCTCGGGCTCTACGAGCACCAAAGCGCGGGCGCACTGCAGGCGGTGATCGACATGGTCGCCGCAAACCCGGCGATAGTCGCGGACCAGTGCGCGGGCATCGAAAAGATCACCATCCTTGCCTATGAGCCCGCGTTCGGGATCATAGGCAACCCCGCCAAGAAGGATCCGCGAACGCGCCAGAGCGCGGACCATTCGATGGCCTACATCGTCGCCACGCTCCTCAGGAAGGCTTCTGAAGCCTCGCCCGCGGCCTTGGGTGCCAAGGGTTCGGCGGGTAATGCCCACCTTTGGAAGAGCCTTATGCTGCTCCCTCAGGATTACGAGCTCTCCGAAAAGGCCATCTTCAACCCGGTGACGCGGGCCCTGATGCAGAAGATCGAGTTCCGCCACGGCGGCGCGGACTACGATGCGAAGTACCCGGACGGCATCCCCACCTCGCTTTCGGTCACGATGGCCGGCGGCGCGCAGCACGAGAGTGGACTGGTCATGTATCCGGGCGGCCACGCCAGAAACGAGACGGTCTCGCTTACGGACGTCCTTGGACGAAAGTTTGGGGCCTTGGCCGAACTGGCCTTCGCCGACCAAAGCGAGGGAAGGGCGATGGTCGAGCGGCTGGAAGCTATCGACCAAGCTGCGGCCCACGACTTGGCCGCCCTCTTCGACGTCGAAATCGCGAACCGCGACTATGCTGATGATCCGGCTGCCTTAACAAATTAG
- a CDS encoding family 1 glycosylhydrolase — MNNFPNGFMWGAATAAYQIEGGWDADDKGLSNWDVFTEQPGTIFQGHTGKSGPDHYTHWASDVDIMRDLNLMAYRLSMSWARFMPQGVGEVSERGARLYDKLFGKLQDSGIAPLVTLFHWDYPQALQELGGWLHPDSPKWFADYAYQAAKRYGDRVEHWITLNEPGIFIILGYLDGHHAPGWKLGKSDFFQVLKNVCLGHGLAVDAIRSAAPRPVKVSFAPHCVISIPKSEDSEADVAAAHEATFGSWCNMRGPWQQRFFCDPVLLGQWPEDGEKAYSGRVISVTQDELKTMSPKVDFLGLNFYSAEVVTADEDGKPVIVSDAVGMPRTLFDWAIRPEGLYWTVRLHAERYNLPIIITENGLSNMDWISVDGKCHDPQRIDFLTRYLQQLNRAIGDGYRVDGYMHWSLMDNFEWTQGYKHRFGLIHIDYETHKRTVKDSGYWYREVIRSNGGSLFA; from the coding sequence ATGAACAACTTTCCGAACGGATTCATGTGGGGAGCTGCGACTGCGGCCTATCAGATCGAAGGTGGCTGGGACGCGGACGACAAAGGACTAAGTAACTGGGATGTCTTCACCGAACAACCTGGGACGATCTTCCAGGGTCATACGGGCAAGTCCGGTCCGGACCACTACACTCATTGGGCGAGCGACGTCGATATCATGCGAGACTTGAACCTTATGGCATACCGCCTGAGCATGAGTTGGGCGCGCTTCATGCCTCAGGGAGTCGGTGAGGTCTCAGAGCGTGGTGCGCGCTTATACGACAAGCTTTTCGGCAAGCTTCAAGATTCCGGGATCGCGCCGCTCGTTACACTTTTCCATTGGGACTATCCGCAAGCGTTGCAAGAGCTCGGGGGATGGCTGCACCCGGACAGCCCCAAGTGGTTCGCTGACTACGCGTACCAAGCGGCGAAGCGATACGGTGACCGGGTCGAGCACTGGATAACGCTTAACGAGCCAGGGATCTTCATCATCCTTGGATACCTGGACGGTCATCATGCACCGGGCTGGAAACTCGGAAAGAGCGACTTCTTTCAGGTCCTGAAGAACGTTTGCCTGGGGCACGGATTGGCGGTGGATGCGATTAGGAGCGCGGCACCTAGGCCCGTGAAAGTCTCCTTCGCCCCGCATTGCGTCATTTCGATTCCAAAGTCGGAAGATTCTGAGGCCGATGTCGCAGCGGCGCACGAGGCGACGTTTGGTTCTTGGTGCAACATGCGTGGACCGTGGCAGCAGCGCTTTTTCTGCGACCCCGTCTTGCTCGGACAGTGGCCAGAGGACGGTGAGAAGGCTTATAGCGGCCGTGTCATCAGCGTCACCCAAGACGAGCTCAAGACCATGTCGCCAAAGGTCGACTTCCTCGGCCTCAACTTTTACAGTGCAGAAGTCGTGACCGCGGATGAAGACGGCAAGCCTGTCATTGTTTCGGACGCAGTTGGTATGCCGCGAACCTTATTCGACTGGGCGATCCGGCCAGAGGGTCTTTACTGGACCGTGAGGTTGCATGCGGAACGGTATAACCTGCCGATTATCATTACGGAGAACGGGCTCAGCAACATGGATTGGATCTCGGTGGACGGCAAGTGCCATGATCCACAGAGGATCGACTTCCTTACGCGATATCTTCAGCAACTGAACCGTGCGATTGGCGACGGGTACAGAGTTGATGGGTACATGCACTGGTCGCTCATGGATAACTTCGAGTGGACACAAGGCTATAAGCACCGTTTTGGCCTCATCCACATTGATTACGAGACCCACAAGAGAACTGTTAAAGACAGCGGCTATTGGTACCGAGAAGTGATTCGCTCCAATGGCGGATCATTGTTCGCTTAA
- a CDS encoding carbohydrate ABC transporter permease: MSIRKLPAVVVLLLGSIVFAAPFWTALCIALKTPSEIATTSAWAFPVAPTFDNFREVLTNPNVSFFRFFINSAIISTLTTLGVTLSAAAVAYPFARLTFPARNRLFALMLATMMLPGVVTMIPTYVLYKYLHWIDTFLPLVVPAFLGGGAFNIFLLRQFFLGIPKELDEAAILDGASHFTIFSRILLPLAKPALATVAILTFIGSWRDFLGPLLYLNDVDKQTLELGLQTYNSLVNVQWHLLMAGSVLVTIPLIVLFFVGQRFFVKGITMTGIK, translated from the coding sequence GTGAGCATCAGGAAGCTCCCCGCCGTCGTCGTTCTCCTGCTGGGCTCGATCGTCTTTGCTGCACCCTTCTGGACGGCCCTATGCATTGCCCTGAAGACACCTAGCGAAATCGCAACGACTTCGGCATGGGCATTTCCGGTGGCCCCGACGTTCGACAACTTCCGCGAAGTCTTAACCAACCCGAATGTGAGTTTCTTCCGGTTCTTTATCAATAGCGCCATTATTTCGACGCTCACGACGCTTGGAGTGACGCTTTCTGCCGCCGCCGTTGCTTATCCTTTTGCGCGCCTCACCTTCCCCGCTAGAAACCGGCTCTTTGCCCTCATGTTGGCGACAATGATGCTCCCGGGCGTCGTGACGATGATCCCAACTTATGTGCTCTACAAGTATCTCCATTGGATCGATACGTTTCTCCCTTTGGTCGTACCCGCCTTCCTTGGTGGAGGCGCGTTTAACATCTTCCTTCTTCGCCAGTTCTTTCTTGGCATACCAAAGGAACTTGACGAAGCCGCGATCCTCGACGGCGCAAGTCACTTCACCATATTCTCGCGTATCCTATTGCCCCTTGCAAAGCCAGCACTTGCAACGGTCGCGATCCTGACGTTCATCGGTTCTTGGCGGGACTTCCTTGGTCCCTTGCTTTACCTTAACGACGTCGACAAGCAAACGCTGGAGCTGGGCCTCCAAACGTACAACTCTTTAGTGAACGTTCAATGGCACCTCCTTATGGCCGGAAGCGTCCTCGTCACGATTCCGCTTATCGTCCTCTTCTTTGTCGGACAACGTTTCTTCGTTAAAGGCATTACAATGACAGGTATCAAATGA